In Porites lutea chromosome 1, jaPorLute2.1, whole genome shotgun sequence, a single genomic region encodes these proteins:
- the LOC140937970 gene encoding melanocyte-stimulating hormone receptor-like: MSSDSSRSLENNVSCFRFPVFQTDNIPELIVVFNSTVNFPLSVLTIVGNTLVLVAVWRTPSLRSPSVILLCGLATTDLAVGLLVQPLFLSMELTLLSNSSAYNCVLGKAFITVSYTVCGVSLATLTTISIDRLLALKYHMRYSSIMTIQRAFCVIAVNWLTSGFLASLILWTSKILFLFVMALVVAIFLCFSTSAHINIYCIIRRQKRQILAQTRAVQDNSRINITRFKRTAFNTFLVHYFLLLCYIPLFVTLLLQGNEERIPSESWKEYGSGIAWKLSSTVVFMNSALNPFIYCWRLREIRTAVKKSLFCRK, translated from the coding sequence ATGTCGAGTGACAGTTCAAGAAGCTTAGAGAACAATGTCTCCTGCTTTCGCTTTCCTGTATTTCAAACGGACAACATCCCCGAGCTTATCGTTGTTTTTAACAGTACAGTAAATTTCCCACTGTCAGTGTTAACAATTGTAGGCAACACCTTGGTTTTGGTAGCCGTATGGAGAACACCTTCTCTTCGTTCGCCCTCCGTCATATTACTTTGTGGTCTCGCAACGACAGACCTTGCTGTGGGCCTCTTGGTTCAACCGTTGTTTTTGTCTATGGAACTCACCCTCCTCTCGAATTCGTCAGCTTATAACTGTGTGTTAGGAAAGGCATTCATCACTGTTTCCTATACCGTCTGCGGAGTTTCCCTGGCGACTCTTACAACTATCTCTATAGACAGACTACTAGCGCTAAAATATCATATGAGGTACAGCAGTATCATGACCATACAGCGAGCATTTTGTGTCATCGCAGTGAACTGGTTGACAAGTGGTTTTCTGGCAAGTCTTATACTATGGACTTCAAAgatattgtttctttttgtcatgGCCTTAGTCGtggccatttttctttgcttttcaacATCTGCGCACATAAATATTTACTGTATAATCCGTCGCCAGAAACGACAAATTCTCGCACAAACAAGAGCAGTTCAAGATAATTCGCGCATAAATATAACGCGTTTCAAGAGAACAGCATTCAATACATTCTTGGTCCActactttcttcttctttgctaCATCCCCCTATTCGTAACCTTGCTGTTGCAGGGAAACGAAGAGAGAATACCTTCAGAATCTTGGAAAGAGTATGGCAGTGGCATAGCATGGAAATTGTCAAGCACGGTGGTCTTCATGAATTCTGCGTTGAATCCTTTTATCTACTGTTGGCGTCTTCGAGAGATTCGCACCGCCGTGAAAAAGTCTCTTTTCTGCAGAAAATGA